From the Ralstonia wenshanensis genome, the window TGGCTACAGACGCGCGCGCCACATGGGCACGTGCTGCTCGTTGCCGGCCCAGGCAACAACGGCGGCGATGCGCTCGTTGCGGCGACGGTGCTGCATCTGGCTGGGCGCGCCGTCACGGTGTGGCTTGCCGCAGACCCGACCAAGCTGCCCGACGATGCGCGCCGCGCCTGGACGGAGGCTTGTGCGGCCAATGTCCCCATCGAACGCCTGCACGCGACGGCTTCGGTGCCGGCTGCCACCTCAGCCATCGTCGACGGCCTCTTTGGTATTGGACTCGCCCGGCCGCTGACGGGATTGCATGCGGCGCTGGTCGACACCATCAACGCCAGCGGCTTGCCGGTATACGCACTGGACATCCCCTCGGGGTTGAACGGTGATACGGGCCAGCCGCCTGCCCCGGATTCGCCCGTTATCCAGGCGCGCGCCACCATCACCTTTCTGGCGGTCAAGCCAGGCTTGCTGACGGGGGATGGCCGCGACGCGACCGGGGACATCGCGCTGGCCGACCTGCAAGCCGCGCAGGCCGCTTATGACGGCGTGATTGAAGCGGAGGCGTTCGTCAACACGCCGTCACGCTGGCTCGCGCACGTGCCGCGCCGGCGGCATGCCGGGCACAAAGGCACGTACGGCACTGCGGCAATCGTGGGCGGTGCGGCCGGCATGGTCGGAGCGCCCTTGCTGTCGGCGCGCGGCGCGCTATATCTTGGCGCAGGCAAGGTGAACGTGGTCTCGCTTGCTGCCGATGCGCCACGGGTCGACCCAGCGCAACCTGAATTGATGCTGCGTACCTGGGGCGCACTCGATCTGGGTGGCATGCAGGCGCTGGCTGTGGGCCCCGGCATGGGCACCGGCAAGGAGTCAGAAGCCGCGCTCGACCATCTGCTGGACCGCATGCTCTCGGCGCGCACGCCAGCCGTGTTCGATGCCGATGCACTCAACCTCTTTGCGAAAACGCCGGCCATGCTCACGCGCCTCACGCAATTGGCCGGAAGCGGTGTCCCGCTGGTGCTGACGCCGCATCCGCTGGAAGCTGCGCGCCTGTTGCATACCGATGCGCACGCCGTGCAGCACGATCGGCTGGCCGCCGCCAAGGCGCTCGTCAATCGG encodes:
- a CDS encoding NAD(P)H-hydrate dehydratase, whose amino-acid sequence is MSSHPTWREILIDGAVAAHTGADLLFGTAGIRALEAAAYRSLEPFTLMARAGEAAADWLQTRAPHGHVLLVAGPGNNGGDALVAATVLHLAGRAVTVWLAADPTKLPDDARRAWTEACAANVPIERLHATASVPAATSAIVDGLFGIGLARPLTGLHAALVDTINASGLPVYALDIPSGLNGDTGQPPAPDSPVIQARATITFLAVKPGLLTGDGRDATGDIALADLQAAQAAYDGVIEAEAFVNTPSRWLAHVPRRRHAGHKGTYGTAAIVGGAAGMVGAPLLSARGALYLGAGKVNVVSLAADAPRVDPAQPELMLRTWGALDLGGMQALAVGPGMGTGKESEAALDHLLDRMLSARTPAVFDADALNLFAKTPAMLTRLTQLAGSGVPLVLTPHPLEAARLLHTDAHAVQHDRLAAAKALVNRTGAVVVLKGSGTVIAAPGISPAINPTGNGGLATGGTGDVLTGMIGALLAQGMGAREAALAAVWLHGRAADDLVQAGVGPIGLHASELCAPARRALNALLASDVRR